One window of Halopelagius longus genomic DNA carries:
- a CDS encoding DUF7382 domain-containing protein: MFDRFGLKRFAADDRAIEGLPIRLVIALVVGVATMSVMLNMLSGVQGLAVSELDVKPDPDVVTPGEQELDLLVVDADGDPVEGATVVVKDGTADIDGVKTNKSGADGVATVNVSPDVRTNQGDGTLVVDVKPPAGSQFVDRRENTAVLVVRE; the protein is encoded by the coding sequence ATGTTCGACAGATTCGGACTGAAGCGGTTCGCCGCCGACGACCGGGCCATCGAAGGACTGCCGATTCGCCTCGTCATCGCCCTCGTCGTCGGCGTGGCGACGATGAGCGTCATGCTGAACATGCTCTCGGGGGTGCAGGGACTGGCCGTCTCGGAACTCGACGTGAAACCGGACCCCGACGTGGTGACGCCCGGCGAACAGGAACTGGACCTCCTCGTGGTGGACGCCGACGGCGACCCCGTGGAAGGCGCGACGGTCGTCGTGAAAGACGGGACCGCGGACATCGACGGCGTGAAAACGAATAAATCCGGAGCCGACGGGGTAGCGACGGTGAACGTCTCGCCCGACGTCCGAACGAATCAGGGGGACGGGACGCTCGTCGTGGACGTGAAACCGCCCGCCGGGAGCCAGTTCGTCGATAGGCGGGAGAACACGGCGGTGCTCGTCGTTCGGGAGTGA
- a CDS encoding tRNA(Ile)(2)-agmatinylcytidine synthase → MTVIGLDDTDSRERGMCTTYLATLVAEAVEAAGGRVRRRLLVRLNPAVKHKTRGNAALALHVEFPAADALDVAVSELEPLAETDDPRTSPGVVVAPGDPEDVPDAVADFARRGVRDIVDTETATTLADEAGYEHRGWDGGRGRIGALAAIGAWPAFEEWTYERISYREFDRCGTPRDVDWDSVFDAAEAFYPEAWDTVDREEGQAVCVPNAPGPILHGVRGDDAEAVEKLAARIESEPVERAATFLTNQGTDVHLRDGELGSLEDDSAYRVDGAVASDPETRRGGHVFFELADGDRSIECVAFEPTKRFRDRVRALRVGDDLTVCGEVSRGTLKLEKFAVRSLVRTEEVTPTCPDCGRSMESAGRNQGYRCRDCGTTAPGKETVRVDRELERGWYEVPPCARRHIAKPLVRGGFDAPTHPER, encoded by the coding sequence ATGACGGTCATCGGTCTGGACGACACCGACTCCAGAGAGCGAGGGATGTGTACGACGTACCTCGCGACGCTGGTCGCAGAGGCCGTCGAGGCCGCCGGTGGCCGCGTGCGGCGGCGGTTGCTCGTCCGACTCAACCCCGCGGTGAAGCACAAGACCCGCGGCAACGCCGCACTCGCCCTCCACGTGGAATTTCCCGCCGCTGACGCCCTCGACGTCGCCGTCTCGGAACTGGAACCCCTCGCGGAGACGGACGACCCGCGGACGAGTCCGGGCGTCGTCGTCGCGCCCGGCGACCCCGAGGACGTGCCGGACGCGGTGGCCGACTTCGCCCGCCGCGGCGTCAGAGACATCGTCGATACCGAGACGGCGACGACGCTGGCCGACGAGGCGGGGTACGAACACCGCGGCTGGGACGGCGGACGCGGCCGAATCGGCGCGCTCGCCGCTATCGGCGCGTGGCCCGCCTTCGAGGAGTGGACGTACGAGCGCATCTCCTACCGGGAGTTCGACCGGTGCGGGACGCCCCGCGACGTGGACTGGGACTCCGTCTTCGACGCCGCGGAGGCGTTCTACCCCGAGGCGTGGGACACCGTGGACCGAGAGGAGGGACAGGCCGTCTGCGTCCCGAACGCGCCCGGGCCCATCCTGCACGGCGTCCGCGGCGACGACGCCGAGGCGGTCGAAAAACTCGCGGCCCGAATCGAGTCGGAACCCGTCGAACGCGCGGCCACCTTCCTGACGAACCAAGGGACCGACGTGCATCTCCGAGACGGCGAACTCGGTTCGCTCGAAGACGACTCCGCCTACCGCGTCGACGGCGCCGTCGCCTCGGACCCCGAGACGCGCCGCGGCGGGCACGTCTTCTTCGAACTCGCGGACGGCGACCGGTCGATAGAGTGCGTCGCCTTCGAACCGACGAAGCGGTTCCGCGACAGGGTCCGCGCCCTCCGCGTCGGCGACGACCTGACCGTCTGCGGCGAGGTGAGTCGGGGGACGCTCAAACTGGAGAAGTTCGCCGTTCGGTCTCTCGTCCGGACCGAGGAAGTCACGCCGACGTGCCCAGACTGCGGGCGTTCGATGGAGAGCGCGGGCCGAAATCAGGGCTATCGCTGCCGGGACTGCGGCACCACCGCACCGGGGAAGGAGACGGTGCGCGTCGACCGCGAACTCGAACGCGGGTGGTACGAGGTGCCGCCCTGCGCGCGCCGCCACATCGCGAAACCGTTGGTCCGCGGCGGGTTCGACGCGCCGACGCATCCCGAACGGTAG
- a CDS encoding transcriptional regulator — MSRSALVGNVTAMLEDAGFLVSDRCAIRPKSFDLAARRGEDLVLLKILGNIDAFDAATGAEMRRLGTYLSATPMVVGLRTRDEELKPEVVYFRHGVPVMNPDTAMDLFVEGVPPLIYAAPGGLYVNIDGDLLADERQERGWSLGRLANELGVSRRTVSKYEDGMNASIEVAIQLEQMFDKPFSNPVDVMDGAEEVREADPTPEDPAADPDDEHVVHILTRAGFTVHPTSRAPFKAVSEDEDRSTRRSDRMPMLTGHSPFTRSAEKRARIMSSLGEVTQTRSVYFTEDQSKRDSVDGTALVSCEELAAIDDPDEIRDLIRERAREPEEA, encoded by the coding sequence ATGTCCCGGTCAGCTCTGGTCGGAAACGTCACGGCGATGCTGGAGGACGCCGGTTTCCTCGTCAGCGACCGCTGTGCCATCCGTCCCAAGAGCTTCGACCTCGCCGCCCGGCGCGGCGAAGACTTGGTGCTGTTGAAGATTCTGGGGAACATCGACGCGTTCGACGCCGCGACCGGCGCGGAGATGCGTCGCCTCGGCACGTACCTCTCGGCGACGCCGATGGTCGTCGGCCTGCGGACGCGCGACGAGGAACTCAAACCGGAGGTGGTCTACTTCCGGCACGGCGTGCCCGTGATGAACCCCGACACCGCGATGGACCTGTTCGTCGAGGGCGTCCCGCCGCTCATCTACGCGGCCCCCGGCGGCCTCTACGTCAACATCGACGGCGACCTGTTGGCGGACGAGCGCCAGGAGCGAGGGTGGAGCCTCGGCCGTCTGGCGAACGAACTCGGCGTCTCGCGGCGCACCGTCTCGAAGTACGAGGACGGCATGAACGCGAGCATCGAGGTGGCGATTCAGCTCGAACAGATGTTCGACAAGCCGTTCTCGAACCCGGTGGACGTGATGGACGGCGCAGAGGAAGTGCGCGAGGCGGACCCGACGCCCGAGGACCCGGCGGCGGACCCCGACGACGAACACGTCGTCCACATCCTCACCCGCGCGGGGTTCACCGTCCACCCCACGTCGCGCGCGCCGTTCAAGGCGGTCAGCGAGGACGAGGACCGGAGTACCCGGCGCAGCGACCGGATGCCGATGCTGACGGGTCACTCGCCGTTCACCCGGAGCGCCGAGAAGCGCGCCCGCATCATGTCCTCTCTGGGCGAGGTGACCCAGACCCGGTCCGTCTACTTCACCGAAGATCAGTCGAAGCGCGACTCCGTGGACGGGACGGCCCTCGTCAGCTGCGAGGAACTCGCCGCCATCGACGACCCCGACGAGATTCGCGACCTGATTCGGGAACGCGCCCGCGAACCCGAGGAAGCGTAG
- a CDS encoding trimeric intracellular cation channel family protein, protein MNTVGLVAFALVGATKAIREEFDVFGIAVVGLVTAFAGGATRDVLVDRVPLALRSFGEIGFGMLGVALAVGLSVAFDSADEHPITLFSDAVGLAAFTTAGAIVATDAGLSGFGVVAIATINAVGGGAFADVLLDRSPFILFDDFYASCAVLGGTTYWLAATFAGTPGAAAAVCAAVTVGSRTAAVTYGWSLPTAQTLDRRARG, encoded by the coding sequence ATGAACACCGTCGGCTTGGTGGCGTTCGCACTCGTCGGCGCGACGAAGGCGATACGCGAGGAGTTCGACGTGTTCGGTATCGCGGTGGTGGGACTCGTCACGGCGTTCGCCGGCGGGGCGACGCGGGACGTGTTGGTCGACCGCGTCCCCTTGGCGCTCAGGTCGTTCGGCGAAATCGGATTCGGCATGCTCGGCGTCGCCCTCGCCGTCGGCCTCAGCGTCGCGTTCGACTCGGCCGACGAACACCCGATCACCCTCTTTTCGGACGCCGTCGGCCTCGCGGCGTTCACCACCGCGGGCGCAATCGTCGCCACCGACGCCGGCCTCTCGGGGTTCGGCGTCGTGGCGATAGCGACCATCAACGCCGTCGGCGGCGGCGCGTTCGCGGACGTACTCCTCGATAGGTCGCCGTTCATCCTGTTCGACGACTTCTACGCGAGCTGTGCGGTTCTCGGCGGGACGACCTACTGGCTGGCGGCGACGTTCGCCGGGACGCCGGGTGCCGCCGCCGCGGTGTGCGCCGCGGTGACCGTCGGGTCGCGGACGGCGGCGGTCACCTACGGGTGGTCGCTCCCGACGGCGCAGACGCTCGACCGACGGGCGAGAGGGTGA
- a CDS encoding glutathione S-transferase N-terminal domain-containing protein, which translates to MSNLILYELEGCPYCAKVKNKLSELDLEYESKMVPRSHSERTEVEEVSGQTGVPVLVDEEHGVEGMPESDDIVEYLDETYAN; encoded by the coding sequence ATGTCGAACCTCATCCTGTACGAGCTAGAGGGCTGTCCCTACTGCGCGAAAGTGAAGAACAAGCTCTCGGAACTCGACTTGGAGTACGAGTCGAAGATGGTCCCGCGTTCGCACTCCGAGCGAACGGAAGTCGAGGAAGTGAGCGGCCAGACGGGCGTCCCCGTCCTCGTGGACGAGGAACACGGCGTCGAGGGGATGCCCGAGAGCGACGACATCGTCGAGTACCTCGACGAGACGTACGCCAACTGA
- a CDS encoding aryl-sulfate sulfotransferase — MVSLSRRTAVRAVTLVLVVALLTPSAVSAITYDPDDETTLTRGTVTSPANGSTVVSVQGYTFDGSTNPKKPARVISVGERGGTQWTHNESGAWFFDVDPLENGNLLVSSPRDGETLVFELNPENQTRVWETRFDIEDTHDVDRLSEDELVVSNMREWDEENGSMDRIFVYNTTTEEVTWEWYYRDHFPSDTNGGMTSDWTHSNDVDPIGDGKLLLSPRNFDQAIVVDMETKNITHRLGSDDNYDVMREQHNPDWMLSENGTPTILVADSGNNRVVEYAHENGSWVRTWSVGSNVLNWPRDADRLPNGNTLITDTLNHRVIEVTPEGEIVWEYYATWGPYDAERVAHGDGSSDGPTIRDMNASGEYDITGSAELRAGSGEGVGFAGQMRATFAETPLEGPMNEFATKWAHVTPWLRPVWMGPWEFVYAVCAALLLLGWAGGEVVLHRRRIADGVRNVVGR; from the coding sequence ATGGTCTCACTCTCTAGACGAACTGCCGTGCGGGCGGTCACGCTCGTCCTCGTGGTCGCCCTGCTGACGCCGTCTGCGGTGTCCGCCATCACGTACGACCCCGACGACGAGACGACGCTGACCCGCGGGACGGTGACGAGTCCGGCGAACGGGTCGACGGTCGTCAGCGTCCAAGGGTACACGTTCGACGGGTCGACGAACCCGAAGAAGCCCGCCCGCGTCATCTCCGTCGGCGAACGTGGGGGAACGCAGTGGACTCACAACGAGTCCGGCGCGTGGTTCTTCGACGTCGACCCCTTGGAGAACGGGAACCTGTTGGTCTCCTCGCCGCGCGACGGCGAGACGCTCGTCTTCGAGTTGAACCCCGAGAACCAGACCCGCGTCTGGGAGACGCGCTTCGACATCGAGGACACCCACGACGTCGACCGCCTCAGCGAGGACGAACTCGTCGTCTCGAACATGCGCGAGTGGGACGAGGAGAACGGGTCGATGGACCGCATCTTCGTCTACAACACGACCACCGAGGAGGTGACGTGGGAGTGGTACTACCGCGACCACTTCCCCTCCGATACGAACGGCGGGATGACGAGCGACTGGACCCACTCCAACGACGTCGACCCCATCGGCGACGGGAAACTGCTGCTCTCGCCGCGGAACTTCGATCAAGCCATCGTCGTCGACATGGAGACGAAGAACATCACCCACCGCCTCGGGAGCGACGACAACTACGACGTGATGCGGGAACAGCACAACCCCGACTGGATGCTGAGCGAGAACGGGACGCCGACGATACTCGTCGCCGACAGCGGAAACAACCGCGTCGTCGAGTACGCCCACGAGAACGGTTCGTGGGTCCGCACCTGGTCCGTCGGGTCGAACGTCCTCAACTGGCCGCGGGACGCCGACCGGCTGCCGAACGGCAACACGCTCATCACGGACACGCTCAACCACCGCGTCATCGAGGTGACGCCGGAGGGCGAAATCGTCTGGGAGTACTACGCGACGTGGGGTCCGTACGACGCCGAACGCGTCGCACACGGCGACGGCTCTTCGGACGGGCCGACCATCCGCGACATGAACGCGAGCGGCGAGTACGACATCACCGGCAGCGCGGAACTCCGCGCCGGGTCGGGCGAGGGCGTCGGCTTCGCCGGGCAGATGCGCGCGACGTTCGCGGAGACGCCCCTCGAAGGGCCGATGAACGAGTTCGCCACCAAGTGGGCGCACGTCACGCCGTGGCTTCGCCCCGTCTGGATGGGCCCGTGGGAGTTCGTCTACGCCGTCTGCGCCGCCCTCCTCCTTCTCGGGTGGGCGGGCGGGGAAGTCGTCCTCCACCGGCGACGCATCGCCGACGGCGTTCGGAACGTCGTCGGGCGCTGA